In the genome of Rhodamnia argentea isolate NSW1041297 chromosome 3, ASM2092103v1, whole genome shotgun sequence, one region contains:
- the LOC125314029 gene encoding F-box protein At5g03100-like, producing MAETSVHGAIHRECSAPPLSRRDLISGLPDAMIHNIFSFLPIHDVVKTCVLSKRWRPTWTTATDLVFVGYDVYFEPPPDSPLFFPSIVDSVLSQFSSPTVKKFHLTRFMYDEADRPKIDLWLRFAVRRSVEDLRLRLSQWSRFFYVLPEFLYCFSRLVRLDVGKCCFSLDMTIRWPCLKVLSIEDAQLSDDFLGRIFRGCPVLESLVLSRCEGVNNIIIDSLCLKKLVLVSLGFGSYVKKLCAPHLLSLRVIGGNHAGFRLDNVSSLVEADLDFSVESRDPNSKGRDLLRHLLEKVRGVPTITTGGWCLQVLSLLEMDGVPSPLSKCQNLILHAPVNQWDLPGIAYMLRSSQCLEKLVIYLTCFPMVCSFAMFQLHRESEERFNFDEEDFLCSRKGNFECLVKHLKRVEIVGCEAYVGESKHLLALIKFLLGDALVLEKLIIKAKLPPTPDGQKQLQVIQNVLSYQRASKNAEIVFDYHFK from the exons ATGGCGGAGACCTCCGTGCACGGCGCCATCCACCGCGAGTGCTCCGCTCCTCCTCTGAGCCGTAGGGACCTTATCAGCGGCTTGCCCGACGCCATGATCCACAACATCTTCTCTTTTCTGCCCATCCACGACGTCGTCAAGACCTGCGTCCTCTCCAAGCGCTGGCGGCCCACTTGGACCACCGCCACCGACCTTGTCTTCGTTGGATACGATGTATACTTTGAACCCCCGCCTGACAGTCCCTTGTTCTTCCCGTCCATTGTCGACAGCGTCCTGAGTCAGTTCTCCTCCCCCACGGTGAAGAAATTCCACCTCACCCGCTTCATGTACGACGAGGCCGACCGCCCCAAGATCGACCTATGGCTCCGGTTCGCGGTGCGGCGCTCCGTGGAGGATCTCCGCTTGCGGCTGTCTCAATGGTCGCGGTTTTTTTATGTACTGCCGGAGTTCTTGTATTGCTTCAGCCGGTTGGTGCGCCTGGACGTCGGTAAGTGCTGTTTCTCGTTGGATATGACTATTAGGTGGCCTTGTCTTAAGGTCTTGTCGATCGAAGATGCCCAGTTGAGTGATGATTTCCTCGGGCGAATCTTCAGGGGATGTCCTGTTTTGGAGTCCCTTGTGTTGTCCAGATGCGAGGGCGTGAACAACATTATAATTGATTCATTATGTTTGAAAAAGTTGGTGCTCGTTAGCCTCGGCTTTGGTTCTTACGTGAAGAAACTTTGCGCCCCGCATTTGCTTTCCTTGCGCGTAATAGGAGGGAATCATGCTGGGTTCAGGCTTGACAACGTGTCTTCTTTGGTGGAAGCCGATTTAGATTTTTCCGTTGAAAGTCGGGATCCTAATTCCAAGGGCCGCGACTTGTTGAGGCATCTTCTTGAGAAGGTGCGCGGAGTTCCTACCATCACCACCGGCGGTTGGTGTTTGCAG GTTCTGTCCCTCTTGGAGATGGATGGAGTGCCGtctccattgtcaaaatgtcaGAATCTGATACTACATGCACCAGTTAATCAATGGGACCTTCCCGGGATAGCATACATGCTACGAAGTTCACAGTGCctggaaaaattagtcatataCCTGACTTGCTTTCCGATGGTATGTTCCTTTGCTATG TTTCAGCTTCATCGAGAATCTGAAGAACGTTTCAACTTCGAcgaagaagattttttgtgctcacggaaggggaactttgaatgtttggtgAAACATCTCAAAAGAGTTGAGATCGTCGGCTGTGAAGCTTATGTTGGTGAGTCGAAACATCTGCTCGCCCTAATTAAGTTCCTTCTTGGGGATGCACTTGTGCTGGAGAAGTTGATTATCAAGGCTAAATTGCCGCCCACACCAGATGgacaaaaacaacttcaagtgATCCAAAATGTGCTCAGCTATCAAAGAGCTTCCAAAAATGCTGAAATTGTCTTTGATTATCATTTCAAATAG